One segment of Curtobacterium sp. MR_MD2014 DNA contains the following:
- the mscL gene encoding large conductance mechanosensitive channel protein MscL has product MKGFKEFLLRGNVIDLAVAVVIGAAFTAIVTAIVNSLINPLIGAVFNASSLDKALVVSIPTVSGDSADILFGAIIGAVLNFVIVAAVVYFALVVPVNRLKKLAFERVKNDEQQTPQDVPPTDVEVLLEIRDLLRTQNGDAVASGGGAHVAPSTAPEGPGISGSTKL; this is encoded by the coding sequence GTGAAGGGCTTCAAGGAGTTCCTGCTCCGCGGGAACGTCATCGACCTGGCCGTCGCGGTCGTCATCGGTGCGGCGTTCACCGCGATCGTCACCGCGATCGTGAACTCGCTCATCAACCCCCTGATCGGCGCGGTCTTCAACGCGTCGAGCCTGGACAAGGCACTCGTCGTGTCGATCCCCACCGTCTCCGGGGACTCGGCGGACATCCTGTTCGGCGCGATCATCGGCGCGGTCCTGAACTTCGTCATCGTCGCGGCGGTGGTGTACTTCGCCCTGGTCGTCCCGGTCAACCGGCTCAAGAAGCTCGCCTTCGAGCGGGTGAAGAACGACGAGCAGCAGACGCCGCAGGACGTCCCGCCGACCGACGTCGAGGTGCTGCTCGAGATCCGCGACCTGCTCCGCACGCAGAACGGCGACGCGGTGGCGTCGGGCGGCGGTGCGCACGTCGCCCCGTCGACCGCTCCCGAGGGACCGGGGATCAGCGGCTCGACGAAGCTCTAG
- a CDS encoding 5-formyltetrahydrofolate cyclo-ligase: protein MTADLGNEKRALRAELRQRRRTRTTTERDTDTTALTSTLQRFVEERQLRSLALYLSAPDEPDVRPFLRWAQEHGVRVLLPITREDGLLDWAVDDGVSEHEGLHGMPEVVGEVLSPLALGDVDAILTPAAAVGHDGCRMGWGRGYYDKTLGSMANRPPVYAVIFDAEYLDEVPREAHDEPVDGIITPSRIITFRS, encoded by the coding sequence ATGACCGCCGACCTCGGGAACGAGAAGCGCGCCCTGCGAGCCGAGCTCCGGCAGCGGCGGCGCACCCGGACCACGACGGAGCGCGACACCGACACGACCGCCCTGACGTCGACGCTGCAGCGCTTCGTGGAAGAACGGCAGCTGCGCTCGCTCGCGCTCTACCTGTCGGCGCCCGACGAGCCGGACGTCCGACCCTTCCTGCGCTGGGCGCAGGAGCACGGCGTCCGGGTGCTGCTCCCGATCACCCGCGAGGACGGCCTGCTCGACTGGGCGGTCGACGACGGGGTCTCCGAACACGAGGGCCTGCACGGCATGCCCGAGGTCGTCGGTGAGGTGCTCTCCCCGCTCGCGCTCGGGGACGTCGACGCGATCCTCACCCCGGCGGCGGCGGTCGGGCACGACGGATGCCGGATGGGCTGGGGCCGCGGCTACTACGACAAGACCCTCGGGTCGATGGCGAACCGGCCGCCCGTCTATGCTGTGATCTTCGACGCGGAGTACCTCGACGAGGTCCCGCGCGAGGCCCACGACGAACCCGTCGACGGCATCATCACGCCGTCGCGCATCATCACCTTCCGGAGCTAG
- a CDS encoding GNAT family N-acetyltransferase: protein MTTIPTLSHGRVTIRPLRLRDTRDLDVALATNRSWLRTWEATNPSGHVSTDVRGSIRALQANARAGLGLPFAMELDGRFVGQLNVSGITYGSLASASIGYWVVEGAAGHNVTPIAVAMAVDHCFRVVGIHRIEICIRPENAPSLRVVEKLGFRFEGLRRRYIHINGDWRDHFCFALVAEEVREGVLDRWVAGRVPHGAGSVPASAREEAATPLDTRPRI, encoded by the coding sequence ATGACGACGATCCCGACCCTGTCCCACGGGCGGGTCACGATCCGGCCCCTCCGGCTCCGCGACACCCGTGACCTCGACGTCGCCCTCGCCACGAACCGCTCGTGGCTGCGGACGTGGGAGGCCACCAACCCCTCCGGACACGTCTCCACCGACGTCCGCGGCAGCATCCGGGCACTGCAGGCCAACGCCCGCGCCGGGCTCGGTCTGCCGTTCGCGATGGAGCTCGACGGTCGCTTCGTCGGCCAGCTCAACGTGTCCGGCATCACCTACGGCTCGCTCGCCAGTGCGTCCATCGGCTACTGGGTCGTCGAGGGGGCGGCCGGGCACAACGTCACGCCGATCGCGGTCGCGATGGCGGTCGACCACTGCTTCCGGGTCGTCGGCATCCACCGCATCGAGATCTGCATCCGTCCGGAGAACGCGCCGAGCCTGCGGGTCGTCGAGAAGCTCGGCTTCCGGTTCGAGGGCCTGCGCCGCCGGTACATCCACATCAACGGCGACTGGCGCGACCACTTCTGCTTCGCCCTCGTCGCGGAAGAGGTGCGCGAGGGAGTCCTCGACCGCTGGGTCGCCGGTCGCGTCCCGCACGGGGCGGGCAGCGTCCCGGCCTCCGCCCGTGAGGAGGCGGCGACCCCGCTCGACACCCGACCGCGCATCTGA
- a CDS encoding amidase domain-containing protein: MTASFTRRSLLSLAGVAGIGVAVAACSRADDASSGATTRAADGPSGASPGPSSSGSSSARPAATAVEPAQVPLAGGVTVTVTGTGLAAVQGVTVGGVAARDVQASATTVTFTAPHQAMYTAGSADVALFTSAIEPSPSANRSSDGNGSAANDGQAGATQDQATATPTPTAAPVPDASTAVATTSVAYAALTDVDRQLEYAMRYWADYNLAEYGTMNPIGGDCANYVSQTLIARGWEQRDDWYSRSGGAQHSATWTYCPAMDPWMTANAATFGLTRRSLDERSKVKVGDIVFYDWNDNRSPDHVTIVSEVFTEPDGTIRIKSASHNQDGPYRDLDEMITVQHPGGTAWFHTFDA; encoded by the coding sequence ATGACTGCCTCGTTCACGCGCCGTTCCCTGCTGTCGCTCGCCGGCGTCGCCGGCATCGGGGTCGCCGTCGCGGCCTGCTCCCGCGCCGACGACGCGTCGTCGGGCGCGACCACCCGCGCCGCCGACGGGCCGAGCGGCGCGTCGCCCGGGCCGTCGTCCTCCGGCTCGTCGAGCGCCCGCCCCGCGGCGACCGCGGTCGAGCCGGCGCAGGTGCCGCTCGCCGGTGGTGTCACGGTGACGGTCACGGGGACCGGCCTCGCCGCGGTGCAGGGGGTCACGGTCGGCGGGGTCGCGGCGCGGGACGTGCAGGCCTCGGCGACGACCGTGACCTTCACGGCGCCGCACCAGGCGATGTACACGGCGGGGTCGGCTGACGTCGCGCTCTTCACGTCGGCGATCGAGCCGAGCCCGTCGGCGAACCGGTCGTCGGACGGCAACGGCAGTGCCGCCAACGACGGGCAGGCCGGCGCCACGCAGGACCAGGCCACCGCGACGCCGACCCCGACGGCCGCGCCGGTCCCGGACGCCTCGACCGCGGTCGCGACGACCTCGGTGGCCTACGCGGCACTGACGGACGTCGACCGGCAGCTCGAGTACGCGATGCGGTACTGGGCGGACTACAACCTCGCCGAGTACGGCACGATGAACCCGATCGGCGGGGACTGCGCGAACTACGTCAGCCAGACGCTGATCGCCCGTGGGTGGGAACAGCGCGACGACTGGTACAGCCGGTCCGGCGGTGCGCAGCACAGCGCCACGTGGACGTACTGCCCGGCGATGGACCCGTGGATGACGGCGAACGCGGCGACCTTCGGGTTGACGCGACGCTCCCTCGACGAGCGCAGCAAGGTCAAGGTCGGCGACATCGTGTTCTACGACTGGAACGACAACCGATCGCCCGACCACGTGACGATCGTGTCCGAGGTGTTCACGGAGCCCGACGGCACGATCCGCATCAAGTCGGCGAGCCACAACCAGGACGGGCCCTACCGCGACCTGGACGAGATGATCACCGTGCAGCACCCCGGCGGCACGGCCTGGTTCCACACGTTCGACGCGTAG
- a CDS encoding CDP-alcohol phosphatidyltransferase family protein encodes MTDTARRRPDWQTWPNLITLVRFLLIPVFIGFVVAGHPGWALVTLVVLGVSDWADGFIARRFDQGSKLGKALDPIADRLAIIAIVLSLVLVGLLPWPSVAIIVLVDAVLALLSGLWFRGDPDLDVTWTGKIRSALLFVGLPLLLFSSTSWASQHDWIRVLALVFVWAGTIGHVVAGVQYARALAAKHRATARTA; translated from the coding sequence ATGACTGACACCGCGCGACGGCGACCCGACTGGCAGACGTGGCCGAACCTGATCACGCTGGTGCGCTTCCTGCTCATCCCGGTGTTCATCGGCTTCGTCGTGGCCGGCCACCCCGGCTGGGCGCTCGTCACGCTCGTCGTCCTCGGTGTCAGCGACTGGGCGGACGGCTTCATCGCGCGTCGGTTCGACCAGGGCTCGAAGCTCGGCAAGGCGCTCGACCCGATCGCCGACCGCCTGGCGATCATCGCCATCGTGCTGTCGCTCGTGCTCGTCGGCCTGCTGCCGTGGCCGAGCGTCGCGATCATCGTCCTCGTGGACGCGGTGCTCGCGCTGCTGTCCGGCCTGTGGTTCCGCGGCGACCCGGACCTCGACGTCACGTGGACCGGCAAGATCCGATCCGCGCTGCTCTTCGTCGGTCTGCCGCTGCTGCTGTTCTCGTCGACGTCGTGGGCATCGCAGCACGACTGGATCCGGGTGCTCGCGCTCGTCTTCGTCTGGGCGGGCACGATCGGCCACGTCGTCGCCGGTGTGCAGTACGCCCGGGCCCTCGCCGCGAAGCACCGCGCGACGGCCCGCACCGCCTGA
- the galU gene encoding UTP--glucose-1-phosphate uridylyltransferase GalU — MGFQISKAVIPAAGLGTRFLPATKAMPKEMLPVVDKPAIQYVVEEAVGAGLTDVLMITGRNKNALENHFDHVAELEETLKKKGDHEKLQKVNQSTDLADMHYVRQGDPLGLGHAVLRAKMHVGREPFAVLLGDDIIDARDPLLKRMIEVQGEKNATVVALLEVPESQTHMYGIATVEETDTDDVVKITGLVEKPPQGEAPSNLAIIGRYVIRPEVFDVLEKQEPGKGGEIQLTDALMKMAGAEEWTGGVYGVVFRGRRYDTGDKLDYIKAIVQLASDRDDLGPDLKAWLKDFNAGE; from the coding sequence ATGGGCTTCCAGATTTCGAAGGCGGTGATCCCGGCCGCAGGCCTGGGCACGCGCTTCCTCCCCGCGACCAAGGCGATGCCGAAGGAGATGCTCCCGGTCGTCGACAAGCCGGCGATCCAGTACGTGGTCGAGGAGGCCGTGGGCGCCGGGCTGACCGACGTGCTCATGATCACCGGGCGCAACAAGAACGCGCTCGAGAACCACTTCGACCACGTGGCCGAGCTCGAGGAGACCCTCAAGAAGAAGGGCGACCACGAGAAGCTGCAGAAGGTCAACCAGTCGACCGACCTCGCCGACATGCACTACGTCCGCCAGGGCGACCCGCTCGGCCTCGGCCACGCCGTGCTCCGCGCGAAGATGCACGTCGGCCGTGAGCCGTTCGCCGTGCTGCTCGGCGACGACATCATCGACGCCCGCGACCCGCTGCTCAAGCGCATGATCGAGGTCCAGGGCGAGAAGAACGCCACGGTCGTCGCCCTGCTCGAGGTCCCCGAGTCGCAGACCCACATGTACGGCATCGCCACGGTCGAGGAGACCGACACCGACGACGTCGTGAAGATCACCGGCCTGGTCGAGAAGCCCCCGCAGGGCGAAGCCCCGTCGAACCTGGCCATCATCGGTCGCTACGTCATCCGCCCCGAGGTCTTCGACGTCCTCGAGAAGCAGGAGCCGGGCAAGGGTGGCGAGATCCAGCTCACCGACGCGCTCATGAAGATGGCGGGCGCCGAGGAGTGGACCGGCGGCGTGTACGGCGTCGTGTTCCGTGGACGCCGGTACGACACCGGTGACAAGCTGGACTACATCAAGGCGATCGTGCAGCTCGCCTCGGACCGCGACGACCTCGGCCCCGACCTCAAGGCCTGGCTGAAGGACTTCAACGCGGGAGAGTAG
- a CDS encoding glycosyltransferase family 39 protein, with the protein MTDLAETTRASRPGLPSRVRRLLTVGLEGRHGGWTAPLVVWLASRVVSTVLLLTVWLLATAHGWRFASVRREGTFTAFLGSWDASFYRTIAEHGYPTTLPTDAAGHVLPNPWAFLPVFPAVARLVQPLVGGSFWAAGVLVATLAGAGTCIVLWRLVRAVTDERRATRATALFAFAPTGFLLQVAYAESTFLLLLFGALLALVRRRYWLVLPLGLVAAFTKPGVLALAVALAVHLVVRVVRERRALPVRDAVAIVLAGLGVAAAGLAWPVVATAATGRPDAYLATELSWWVGFVGRQHFAPLTPWFTMASTWLGPLGVVLVVVVLAGAVWSWTRPGVRALGVDVVSFTAAYALYLVAVFLPQQSLPRLLMPTAPLLGADVFTGTRRRTTVWLVVGVCLQPVAIVLLWFLGYP; encoded by the coding sequence GTGACCGACCTGGCGGAGACGACCCGTGCCTCCCGGCCGGGGCTGCCGTCCCGCGTCCGTCGTCTGCTCACGGTCGGCCTGGAGGGACGGCACGGCGGGTGGACCGCTCCGCTCGTCGTGTGGCTGGCTTCCCGCGTGGTCAGCACCGTCCTGCTGCTCACGGTCTGGCTGCTCGCCACCGCGCACGGGTGGCGGTTCGCGTCGGTCCGACGCGAGGGGACGTTCACGGCGTTCCTCGGGTCGTGGGACGCGTCGTTCTACCGGACCATCGCCGAGCACGGCTACCCGACGACGCTGCCCACCGACGCGGCGGGTCACGTGCTGCCGAACCCGTGGGCCTTCCTGCCGGTGTTCCCGGCGGTGGCACGGCTGGTCCAGCCACTGGTCGGCGGGTCCTTCTGGGCCGCCGGCGTGCTCGTCGCCACGCTCGCCGGGGCCGGCACGTGCATCGTGCTCTGGCGCCTGGTGCGCGCGGTGACCGACGAGCGGCGGGCGACCCGGGCGACGGCGCTCTTCGCGTTCGCGCCGACGGGGTTCCTGCTGCAGGTGGCGTACGCCGAGAGCACCTTCCTGCTGCTGCTCTTCGGCGCACTGCTCGCCCTGGTGCGCCGGCGGTACTGGCTCGTGCTGCCGCTCGGGTTGGTCGCGGCGTTCACGAAGCCGGGGGTGCTCGCGCTCGCGGTGGCCCTCGCGGTGCACCTGGTCGTGCGGGTCGTCCGGGAGCGCCGGGCGCTGCCGGTGCGGGACGCCGTGGCGATCGTCCTCGCGGGGCTCGGGGTCGCGGCGGCGGGGCTGGCGTGGCCCGTCGTGGCGACGGCGGCGACCGGACGGCCGGACGCGTACCTCGCGACCGAGCTGTCGTGGTGGGTCGGGTTCGTCGGCCGGCAGCACTTCGCGCCGCTCACGCCGTGGTTCACGATGGCCTCCACGTGGCTCGGCCCGCTCGGCGTCGTGCTCGTGGTCGTGGTCCTCGCCGGGGCGGTGTGGTCCTGGACCCGACCGGGCGTACGGGCGCTCGGCGTCGACGTCGTATCGTTCACCGCGGCGTACGCGCTGTACCTGGTGGCCGTGTTCCTGCCGCAGCAGAGCCTGCCGCGCCTGCTGATGCCGACGGCACCGCTGCTCGGGGCCGACGTGTTCACGGGAACGCGGCGACGGACGACCGTGTGGCTGGTCGTCGGGGTGTGCCTGCAGCCCGTCGCGATCGTGCTGCTCTGGTTCCTCGGGTACCCCTGA
- a CDS encoding alpha/beta fold hydrolase translates to MPFVTVGAENGHDIELHYDDLGAGDPVVLIHGWPLSGRSWEGQVPALVEAGHRVIAYDRRGFGQSSQPWGGYDYDTFAADLDKLITELDLTNVTLIGFSMGGGELARYVSTYGTAKIKKLVFASAVPPYLWKSDDNADGAVDQDLADWFANGITGDRPAFLHQFVDMFYTPGGEPGLLKKPLVSEDQRAYDLAIAELASPKGTLDCTTAFATTDFRDDLTKVDVPTLVIHGDADGIVPFEASGQRTAAAIPNAQTHVIEGGPHGVLASHKDEWNEAVLRFLAS, encoded by the coding sequence ATGCCCTTCGTCACCGTCGGCGCCGAGAACGGCCACGACATCGAGCTCCACTACGACGACCTCGGCGCGGGCGACCCGGTCGTCCTGATCCACGGCTGGCCGCTGTCCGGCCGCTCGTGGGAGGGCCAGGTCCCGGCACTCGTCGAGGCCGGTCACCGGGTCATCGCCTACGACCGCCGCGGGTTCGGGCAGTCGTCGCAGCCGTGGGGCGGCTACGACTACGACACGTTCGCCGCGGACCTCGACAAGCTCATCACCGAGCTCGACCTGACGAACGTCACCCTCATCGGGTTCTCGATGGGCGGCGGCGAGCTCGCGCGCTACGTCTCGACCTACGGCACCGCGAAGATCAAGAAGCTCGTCTTCGCCAGCGCGGTGCCGCCGTACCTGTGGAAGTCGGACGACAACGCGGACGGCGCGGTCGACCAGGACCTCGCCGACTGGTTCGCGAACGGCATCACGGGCGACCGTCCGGCGTTCCTGCACCAGTTCGTCGACATGTTCTACACGCCGGGCGGCGAGCCGGGTCTGCTCAAGAAGCCGCTCGTCAGCGAGGACCAGCGCGCCTACGACCTGGCGATCGCCGAGCTCGCCTCGCCGAAGGGCACGCTCGACTGCACCACGGCGTTCGCGACGACGGACTTCCGCGACGACCTGACGAAGGTCGACGTCCCGACGCTCGTCATCCACGGCGACGCCGACGGGATCGTGCCGTTCGAGGCGTCCGGTCAGCGCACCGCGGCGGCCATCCCGAACGCGCAGACCCACGTCATCGAGGGTGGCCCGCACGGCGTGCTCGCCTCGCACAAGGACGAGTGGAACGAGGCGGTCCTGCGCTTCCTGGCGTCCTGA
- a CDS encoding FmdB family zinc ribbon protein: MPTYSYRCTECDNAFDVKQSFSDATLTECPVCGGALRKVFSPVGVTFNGGGFYRTDSRSTPKAEGSSGSSSSSSSTPAKAEPKKTESKPAAPSAS; the protein is encoded by the coding sequence GTGCCCACCTACTCGTACCGCTGCACCGAGTGCGACAACGCCTTCGACGTCAAGCAGTCGTTCTCCGACGCCACCCTGACCGAGTGCCCCGTCTGCGGCGGTGCGCTGCGCAAGGTGTTCTCGCCGGTCGGCGTCACCTTCAACGGCGGCGGCTTCTACCGCACCGACTCGCGGTCGACGCCGAAGGCCGAGGGGTCGTCGGGGTCGTCCTCGTCGTCGTCGAGCACGCCGGCGAAGGCGGAGCCGAAGAAGACCGAGTCGAAGCCGGCCGCGCCCAGCGCCTCCTGA
- a CDS encoding glycoside hydrolase family 2 protein, which produces MTSLDGTVAALLPPLPRASDQDGSYPRPQMLRGAWADLDGTWSFRNTGDDPTWRSGFPDARDITVPFPPESPASGIDEPGFHPVVWYARTITRAELDAAGYGDAAPRLLLHFGAVDHRARVWVDGQFIGEHEGGHTPFTLDVTEALGTEPDATHTLVVRAEDDPHDVTQPRGKQDWHEHPHAIWYRRTTGIWQTVWLEAVPTASIGALRWTNVDHATVRLTVRLAGERPAGARVRVAAHWSEGDEDLATVETVVPVTAHEVEVVVPVARQQNGQAEDELVWSPETPRLVDAVVTLLPAGGDVPLDAVSSYFGVRTVGIDGGAFLLNGRAYDVRSVLNQGYWPESHLAAPSRQALRREVELIKELGFTAARNHQKIEDPRFLYWADRLGLLVWGEAPGAYAFSPLAVQRLVREWMDAVERDASHPSIVTWVPANESWGVQHIATDPAQQAYARSLADVTRALDPTRPVVSNDGWEHTNSDIVTVHDYEGDGPRLAATYTDDAARTALLGGRGPADRRILVGGATDQGQPVMLTEFGGVDFQPGAKREDGWGYTSAVDGDDWVARISALYDGVRASSFLAGSCWTQLTDTMQETNGLLNADRTPKVPIERIRAAVTGR; this is translated from the coding sequence ATGACCTCGCTCGACGGCACCGTCGCCGCCCTCCTGCCCCCGCTCCCTCGCGCCTCCGACCAGGACGGCTCGTACCCCCGACCGCAGATGCTGCGCGGCGCGTGGGCCGACCTCGACGGGACGTGGTCGTTCCGGAACACGGGCGACGACCCGACCTGGCGCTCCGGGTTCCCGGACGCCCGGGACATCACGGTGCCGTTCCCACCCGAGTCGCCGGCGTCGGGCATCGACGAGCCCGGGTTCCACCCCGTGGTCTGGTACGCCCGGACGATCACGCGCGCCGAGCTCGACGCCGCCGGGTACGGCGACGCGGCACCCCGGCTCCTGCTGCACTTCGGCGCCGTCGACCACCGCGCGCGGGTCTGGGTCGACGGGCAGTTCATCGGCGAGCACGAGGGCGGACACACCCCCTTCACGCTCGACGTGACCGAGGCGCTCGGCACCGAGCCGGACGCGACGCACACCCTGGTCGTCCGCGCCGAGGACGACCCCCACGACGTCACCCAGCCGCGCGGCAAGCAGGACTGGCACGAGCACCCGCACGCCATCTGGTACCGCCGCACGACCGGGATCTGGCAGACCGTCTGGCTCGAGGCCGTGCCGACCGCGTCGATCGGGGCCCTGCGCTGGACGAACGTCGACCACGCGACGGTGCGGCTGACCGTCCGGCTCGCCGGGGAGCGCCCCGCCGGCGCGCGGGTCCGCGTCGCGGCGCACTGGTCCGAGGGCGACGAGGACCTGGCGACCGTCGAGACGGTCGTGCCCGTGACCGCGCACGAGGTCGAGGTCGTCGTGCCCGTCGCCCGGCAGCAGAACGGTCAGGCCGAGGACGAGCTGGTGTGGTCCCCCGAGACCCCGCGCCTGGTCGACGCGGTCGTCACGCTGCTGCCGGCCGGGGGCGACGTGCCCCTGGACGCCGTGTCGTCGTACTTCGGCGTCCGCACCGTGGGCATCGACGGCGGCGCCTTCCTGCTGAACGGCCGCGCCTACGACGTCCGCAGTGTCCTCAACCAGGGCTACTGGCCGGAGTCGCACCTCGCAGCACCGTCACGGCAGGCCCTGCGCCGCGAGGTCGAGCTCATCAAGGAGCTCGGCTTCACCGCCGCGCGGAACCACCAGAAGATCGAGGACCCGCGGTTCCTGTACTGGGCGGACCGGCTGGGGCTGCTCGTCTGGGGCGAGGCACCCGGCGCGTACGCGTTCTCCCCGCTCGCCGTGCAGCGGCTCGTGCGGGAGTGGATGGACGCCGTCGAACGCGACGCCTCGCACCCGTCCATCGTCACCTGGGTGCCGGCGAACGAGAGCTGGGGCGTGCAGCACATCGCGACGGACCCGGCGCAGCAGGCCTACGCCCGATCACTCGCCGACGTCACCCGGGCGCTCGACCCCACCCGGCCGGTGGTCTCGAACGACGGCTGGGAGCACACGAACTCCGACATCGTCACCGTGCACGACTACGAGGGCGACGGTCCCCGGCTCGCCGCGACCTACACCGACGACGCCGCACGGACGGCACTGCTCGGTGGGCGCGGGCCCGCTGATCGTCGGATCCTGGTGGGCGGCGCGACGGACCAGGGGCAGCCGGTCATGCTGACGGAGTTCGGCGGCGTGGACTTCCAGCCCGGGGCGAAGCGCGAGGACGGGTGGGGCTACACCTCGGCCGTCGACGGCGACGACTGGGTGGCGCGGATCTCGGCGCTCTACGACGGCGTCCGGGCGAGTTCGTTCCTGGCCGGGTCGTGCTGGACGCAGCTGACGGACACGATGCAGGAGACGAACGGCCTGCTGAACGCCGACCGCACCCCGAAGGTCCCGATCGAGCGCATCCGCGCCGCGGTCACCGGGCGCTGA